The Legionella cincinnatiensis genome includes a region encoding these proteins:
- a CDS encoding LysE family translocator yields MNVSLLLLILICFIGMISPGPDFLLVTKNALLYPKRQALATAFGIVSGCLFHATYCILGLALIITQSIVIYTMVKYAGACYLIYLGFKSLSSKKMKREPSELSSIKNITVLRAYTEGALCNVLNPKLAFFLLSLFTQFVSINAAFSDKALVAGVFVTESALYWPLLVLFLQSHHIRKLLTHFQASLNRVFGGLLVYLGFRVMLSTDV; encoded by the coding sequence ATGAACGTTAGTTTATTGCTATTAATCTTAATTTGTTTTATTGGAATGATTAGTCCGGGACCAGATTTTTTATTGGTTACAAAAAATGCGCTCTTATATCCCAAACGCCAAGCGTTGGCTACTGCTTTTGGTATCGTTTCAGGATGTCTTTTTCATGCTACTTACTGCATTTTGGGTTTGGCATTAATTATTACCCAAAGTATTGTAATTTATACAATGGTAAAATATGCAGGAGCTTGTTATTTAATTTATTTGGGATTTAAAAGCCTAAGTTCTAAGAAAATGAAGAGAGAACCTTCGGAGCTTTCTTCTATAAAAAATATTACCGTTTTAAGAGCTTATACAGAAGGTGCTTTATGCAATGTATTAAATCCTAAGTTAGCTTTTTTCCTCTTAAGTTTGTTTACTCAGTTTGTTTCAATTAATGCAGCATTTAGTGATAAAGCTTTAGTTGCGGGAGTGTTTGTGACTGAATCAGCTCTTTATTGGCCTCTTTTGGTTTTATTCTTGCAATCACATCATATCCGAAAGTTATTGACTCATTTTCAAGCTTCCTTAAATCGCGTATTTGGTGGTTTGTTGGTGTATCTAGGCTTTCGAGTGATGTTGAGTACGGATGTTTAA
- the hflK gene encoding FtsH protease activity modulator HflK: MGWNEPDKGKEPWKGKNQPPDLDEALKRIHEKLKKILFGGTVKTNNEPSKKSNGGLVAMMIVLIAFLLWALSGIFIVDPAEQAVILRFGKYVETVGSGPHWIPRIISSKIIMNVDRVLDYSYSAQMLTSDENLVAVSLAVQYRIGDLEQYLFNVANPEESLQQATSSALRQVVGATTLDQMITEGREVWGSQVQETLVKTLNLYHTGIVIVNVAPQPARAPESVQEAFDDAIKAQEDEKRFKAQAYAYVAKVVPIAEGKASRIKQEAEAYSKQVVLNAQGEVSEFLALLSQYNVAPDVMAERMYLETMEKVLNRTSKIIVDSKSGNLLYLPLDKLFTKSSGPLETAKNNKTGIDESNEMETLVDGREFTRPVYRQGRD, translated from the coding sequence ATGGGGTGGAATGAGCCAGATAAAGGCAAAGAGCCTTGGAAGGGTAAAAATCAACCTCCAGATTTGGATGAAGCGCTTAAGCGTATTCATGAGAAGCTGAAGAAGATTCTTTTTGGTGGTACTGTAAAAACAAATAATGAGCCTTCTAAAAAATCAAATGGTGGATTAGTAGCCATGATGATTGTTCTAATTGCTTTCCTTCTTTGGGCTCTGTCTGGTATTTTTATCGTTGATCCTGCCGAACAAGCGGTTATTCTTCGCTTTGGTAAATATGTAGAAACAGTAGGATCAGGGCCACATTGGATACCACGAATTATTTCCTCCAAAATTATAATGAATGTGGATAGAGTCTTGGATTACTCCTATTCTGCCCAAATGCTTACCAGTGATGAAAATCTGGTTGCTGTCTCTTTAGCGGTACAATATCGCATTGGTGATTTAGAACAGTACTTATTTAACGTTGCTAATCCAGAAGAAAGTTTGCAGCAAGCAACTTCCAGTGCTCTCAGACAGGTTGTAGGAGCTACTACTTTGGATCAAATGATTACTGAAGGACGTGAAGTGTGGGGAAGTCAAGTTCAAGAGACCCTAGTAAAAACTCTAAATTTATATCACACAGGTATTGTTATCGTTAATGTGGCGCCCCAACCCGCACGAGCTCCTGAAAGTGTACAAGAGGCCTTTGATGATGCTATTAAAGCTCAAGAGGATGAAAAGCGTTTTAAAGCTCAAGCGTATGCTTATGTAGCTAAGGTAGTTCCGATTGCTGAGGGTAAAGCAAGTCGTATTAAACAAGAAGCAGAAGCCTATTCGAAACAAGTTGTTTTGAATGCCCAAGGCGAGGTTTCTGAGTTTTTGGCCTTACTTTCTCAATACAATGTGGCTCCTGATGTGATGGCTGAACGCATGTATTTGGAAACCATGGAAAAGGTATTGAATAGAACCAGTAAGATTATTGTTGATAGCAAATCAGGTAATTTATTGTATTTACCTTTAGATAAATTATTTACAAAATCGTCGGGCCCTCTGGAGACCGCAAAAAATAATAAAACAGGAATTGATGAATCAAATGAAATGGAGACTTTAGTCGATGGACGAGAATTCACAAGACCTGTTTATCGACAAGGGAGAGATTAA
- the hflC gene encoding protease modulator HflC, with protein sequence MKNTGKALGILVFLIFLVLLTTVFTVTQGQQGILLRLGRLVNDEATNKVKVLNPGLHFKVPFIENVRIFDTRIQTKDIKSTRIVTREKKDVMVDYYVKWQIVDLAQYFKSTGGSEFKAETLLEQQLNTLLRAQFGKRTIPEVVSGGRDDVMQLLRKAAQKQAGELGINVVDVRIKGIELPASTSNQIYQRMRADMQEIANRHRADGQAAAEQIQAKADADVMVLLAKTRSEAQKVRAIGQEKAASIYAEAYSKNKEFFALYRSLLAYEGSFKSKKDILVLDQSSAFFDYFKQATPKNDGVPVKK encoded by the coding sequence ATGAAGAATACTGGCAAAGCCCTTGGCATATTGGTCTTTTTAATATTTCTGGTTTTACTTACTACAGTATTTACTGTAACTCAAGGACAACAAGGTATTCTTTTGCGTCTAGGGCGCTTGGTTAATGACGAGGCAACTAATAAAGTTAAGGTATTGAATCCCGGGCTGCATTTTAAAGTACCGTTTATTGAAAATGTACGTATTTTTGATACTCGAATACAAACAAAGGATATTAAATCAACTCGTATTGTCACTCGAGAAAAAAAAGACGTGATGGTTGACTATTATGTTAAATGGCAAATTGTTGATTTAGCACAATACTTCAAATCCACTGGAGGTAGCGAATTTAAAGCTGAAACTTTGTTGGAGCAACAATTAAATACTTTATTACGGGCACAATTTGGCAAACGTACTATTCCTGAGGTAGTATCAGGTGGGCGTGATGATGTGATGCAGTTGCTCCGTAAGGCAGCCCAAAAACAAGCAGGTGAATTGGGTATTAATGTTGTCGATGTACGTATTAAAGGTATAGAGTTGCCAGCAAGTACCAGTAACCAAATTTATCAACGCATGCGCGCTGACATGCAAGAAATTGCAAACCGACACCGTGCTGATGGTCAGGCAGCTGCTGAACAAATACAAGCTAAAGCAGATGCCGATGTTATGGTGTTATTAGCAAAAACTCGTAGTGAGGCGCAAAAAGTCAGAGCAATTGGGCAGGAGAAAGCTGCATCAATCTATGCAGAAGCATATAGCAAAAATAAGGAGTTCTTTGCTTTATATCGTAGTCTTCTGGCTTATGAGGGGAGCTTTAAAAGTAAAAAAGATATTTTGGTTTTGGATCAAAGCAGCGCATTTTTTGATTATTTTAAGCAAGCTACTCCAAAAAATGATGGTGTACCTGTTAAAAAATAA
- a CDS encoding adenylosuccinate synthase, translating into MGKNVVVLGTQWGDEGKGKIVDLLTQDAQVVVRYQGGHNAGHTLKINGVKTVLRLIPSGMLRPHVICYIANGVVLSPDALLSEIKELENTGIDVRSRLRISKACPLILPCHVAMDKAREAHMGNSAIGTTGRGIGPAYEDKIARRALKVSDLFHPERFATKLEDLLDYYNFILTQYFKQPAVALQPLLDAALQWADELRPMIYDVSTCLHEHRERGDNILFEGAQGVYLDIDHGTYPFVTSSNTCVGSVINGAGFGPKYIDYVLGITKAYTTRVGGGPFPTELFNEVGKRIAERGQEFGAVTGRPRRCGWFDAVLLKRSIELNSITGLCITKLDVLDSLDVLRIAVAYKDNKGNLISRPPQAAVDFEDLEPVYEEMPGWQESTADIKNMKDLPDNAIAYLKRIESLLNIPIDILSTGPERDSTIILRDPFKI; encoded by the coding sequence ATGGGTAAAAATGTTGTTGTTTTAGGAACACAGTGGGGCGATGAAGGCAAAGGTAAAATTGTCGATTTATTAACGCAAGATGCGCAGGTTGTTGTTCGTTACCAAGGCGGGCATAATGCCGGTCATACTTTAAAAATTAATGGGGTTAAAACTGTTTTACGCCTTATTCCTTCAGGCATGTTAAGGCCCCATGTAATTTGTTATATTGCAAATGGAGTGGTGCTTTCACCAGATGCGTTACTGAGCGAAATAAAAGAACTGGAAAATACGGGGATTGATGTTCGCTCGCGCTTGCGTATTAGCAAGGCATGCCCTCTAATTCTCCCTTGCCATGTTGCTATGGATAAAGCACGCGAAGCACATATGGGAAATTCTGCTATTGGTACTACTGGGAGAGGCATAGGCCCGGCTTATGAAGATAAAATAGCCCGTCGTGCATTAAAGGTAAGTGATCTCTTCCATCCAGAACGCTTTGCCACTAAATTGGAAGATCTTCTAGACTATTATAATTTTATTTTGACCCAGTATTTCAAGCAACCTGCTGTAGCGCTTCAACCTTTATTGGATGCCGCCTTACAATGGGCTGACGAATTACGTCCTATGATTTATGATGTTTCGACTTGCTTACATGAACATAGAGAACGAGGGGATAACATCCTATTTGAAGGAGCTCAAGGAGTATATCTGGATATCGATCATGGCACATATCCTTTTGTAACCTCTTCGAATACCTGTGTGGGTTCTGTGATTAACGGTGCAGGCTTTGGTCCGAAATATATTGATTATGTGTTGGGAATTACGAAAGCGTACACTACTCGAGTAGGAGGGGGGCCTTTTCCCACGGAACTTTTTAATGAGGTAGGAAAGCGGATTGCTGAGCGCGGCCAAGAGTTTGGTGCGGTTACTGGTAGACCACGACGATGTGGATGGTTTGATGCTGTTTTATTAAAGCGATCAATTGAACTGAATAGTATTACAGGCCTATGTATTACCAAGTTAGATGTTTTAGATAGCTTAGATGTACTGCGTATCGCTGTCGCTTATAAAGACAATAAAGGTAATTTAATTTCACGACCTCCACAAGCTGCTGTTGATTTTGAAGATTTGGAGCCTGTTTATGAGGAGATGCCAGGCTGGCAGGAATCTACTGCTGACATCAAGAATATGAAGGACTTACCTGATAACGCAATTGCTTATCTAAAGCGAATAGAATCGTTGCTGAATATTCCTATTGATATACTATCAACTGGACCCGAGCGTGATTCGACAATTATTTTACGTGATCCATTCAAAATTTAA
- a CDS encoding adenosine deaminase family protein, giving the protein MNYLKSTLYFLSFSFLSVTQASVQSYFDQIKNDPNSLSAFFKSMPKGGELHYHLAGGAYPEIMLELASKEDYCLSTVTSKVSKNSTGCNEMDTKNLLTQPDIYANTIKSWSMKDFVAGKESGHDHFFNSFDKFNTIVEDYQPELVAAVLEVAAQQNEQYMELMLLPDNAHSLSFGDLLKNTTTFNEKRALLLANKDFQNNINHTAMEAEHILQKAHQELGCTAYPEKKECQIQVKFLYYSLREQPLDNLFAQTLNAFEAVAQSMKNKGVLVGVNLVQPEDGIISLRDYHQQMQMYQYLHQIYPQVNIALHAGELTQEIVTPKDLDYHIHDALFTGQAQRIGHGVAIANESHVEDTLDYMATQHKAVEINLISNLKILNISGREHPLNYYLKHHVPVVLSTDDEGILRTNLSQQYVEAVLHHGLDYKTIKQINRNAITYAFLPGKSIWTDANKAQLIQDCQDLNSQSCKQFIKISEKAQLQWNLEQKLNKFEHKF; this is encoded by the coding sequence ATGAATTATTTAAAGTCAACTTTATACTTCCTCAGTTTTTCTTTCTTATCTGTTACTCAAGCAAGTGTGCAATCTTACTTTGATCAAATAAAAAACGATCCTAATTCTTTATCTGCATTTTTTAAAAGCATGCCCAAAGGTGGAGAGCTTCATTATCATTTAGCAGGAGGCGCATATCCTGAAATAATGTTAGAACTTGCATCTAAAGAAGATTATTGCCTGAGTACAGTGACATCAAAAGTGAGTAAAAACTCTACCGGTTGTAATGAAATGGATACTAAAAATTTACTCACACAACCAGACATTTATGCAAATACCATCAAAAGTTGGTCCATGAAAGATTTTGTTGCTGGAAAAGAATCAGGACACGATCATTTTTTTAATTCATTTGATAAATTCAATACCATAGTAGAAGATTATCAGCCCGAATTAGTGGCAGCTGTACTGGAAGTTGCAGCACAACAAAATGAGCAATATATGGAATTAATGCTTTTGCCTGATAATGCTCATTCACTGAGTTTTGGTGATTTACTTAAAAATACAACTACATTCAATGAAAAAAGAGCGCTTTTATTAGCAAATAAAGACTTTCAAAATAACATCAACCATACTGCCATGGAGGCAGAACATATCCTCCAAAAGGCACACCAGGAATTAGGATGTACAGCCTATCCAGAAAAGAAAGAATGTCAAATACAAGTAAAGTTTTTATATTACTCGCTTAGAGAACAGCCTCTCGATAATCTTTTTGCACAAACACTGAATGCTTTTGAGGCTGTAGCGCAATCCATGAAAAATAAAGGAGTCTTAGTTGGGGTTAACTTAGTACAACCTGAAGATGGAATTATTTCCTTACGAGATTATCATCAGCAAATGCAGATGTATCAGTACCTGCATCAAATTTACCCTCAAGTAAATATTGCGTTACATGCTGGCGAATTAACTCAAGAAATTGTTACCCCTAAAGATTTAGATTATCACATACATGATGCTCTGTTTACTGGCCAAGCCCAAAGAATTGGACATGGTGTAGCTATCGCCAATGAGAGTCATGTCGAAGACACCTTGGATTATATGGCAACTCAACATAAAGCAGTGGAAATTAATTTAATTAGCAATCTTAAAATATTAAACATTTCTGGTCGAGAACATCCTCTTAATTATTACTTAAAACACCATGTTCCTGTTGTTTTATCTACGGATGATGAAGGAATCTTAAGAACTAATTTAAGCCAACAATATGTAGAGGCCGTATTGCACCATGGTTTAGATTATAAAACCATAAAACAAATCAATAGAAATGCAATAACTTATGCATTTTTACCCGGAAAAAGCATCTGGACAGATGCCAATAAAGCTCAGCTTATTCAAGATTGCCAAGATTTAAACAGTCAAAGCTGCAAACAATTTATTAAAATAAGTGAAAAAGCTCAATTGCAATGGAACTTAGAACAAAAACTGAATAAATTTGAGCATAAGTTTTAA
- a CDS encoding TetR/AcrR family transcriptional regulator, producing MMQEKILNTAESLIQKMGYNAFSYKDIALIVGIKTSSIHYYYPTKEDLAVAVIDWQLERVLIVLNELKLNSALSLQEKLLYAVDVILSLTLRDEMKMCLGGILASDVLSLPEKLKNRVRHFFNALEQWIKELLDAENYKNNSFDSLYSKDNLPKYLLIQIEGGLLMSRLYHDFTYIEIVKQFIKKMD from the coding sequence ATGATGCAAGAAAAAATACTAAATACAGCAGAAAGTTTAATCCAGAAAATGGGCTATAATGCTTTTAGCTATAAAGATATAGCCTTGATAGTAGGAATTAAAACCTCCAGTATTCACTATTATTACCCTACCAAAGAAGATCTGGCTGTTGCTGTAATTGATTGGCAACTGGAGCGCGTACTCATTGTCTTAAATGAACTCAAACTCAATAGCGCTCTTTCTTTACAAGAAAAGCTGTTATATGCGGTTGATGTAATTTTATCATTGACATTACGTGATGAAATGAAAATGTGCTTGGGAGGCATTCTAGCATCGGATGTACTTTCTTTGCCTGAAAAACTTAAAAATAGAGTTCGTCATTTTTTTAATGCGCTCGAACAATGGATAAAAGAGTTGCTCGATGCAGAGAACTATAAAAATAACTCTTTTGATAGTTTATATTCAAAAGATAATCTACCCAAATATTTACTGATTCAAATAGAAGGAGGTTTACTGATGTCACGTTTGTATCATGATTTTACTTATATTGAAATTGTAAAACAATTTATAAAAAAAATGGATTAA
- the htpX gene encoding zinc metalloprotease HtpX, which produces MINNLKTFLLLAALTALLVIIGGLLGGTSGMLIALIFAGIMNFSAYWYSDTLVLRMYNAEPLSSSHFVSDIVSGLAHRAGTPVPKVYLINNTTPNAFATGRNPENASIAVTTGLLERLTKEEITGVLSHELAHVIHHDTLISVVSATIAGAISGIANMFMWLSMFGNHSNNEESVHPVVGIVMMIVAPLAAGLIQMAISRSREFEADAGGARICGNPRWLANALLKLEQASHERFFKEAETHPSTAHMFIVNPLNGEKLANLFSTHPLTAERVARLRAMC; this is translated from the coding sequence ATGATAAATAATCTGAAAACCTTTCTCTTGCTTGCCGCTCTAACAGCATTGCTTGTTATTATTGGTGGATTGCTTGGAGGAACCAGCGGAATGTTGATTGCATTAATATTTGCGGGAATTATGAATTTTTCAGCATACTGGTACTCAGATACTCTTGTTTTAAGAATGTATAACGCTGAGCCGTTATCTTCCAGTCATTTTGTCTCTGATATTGTATCAGGACTCGCTCACCGAGCAGGAACGCCTGTGCCCAAAGTTTATTTAATTAATAACACGACTCCAAACGCATTTGCAACAGGAAGAAACCCTGAAAATGCAAGTATCGCAGTTACCACAGGCTTATTGGAACGATTGACTAAAGAAGAAATAACAGGAGTCTTATCTCATGAATTAGCTCATGTAATTCACCACGACACTTTAATTAGTGTGGTCAGTGCGACTATAGCGGGAGCAATTAGTGGGATTGCCAATATGTTTATGTGGCTTTCTATGTTTGGTAACCATTCAAATAATGAAGAAAGTGTACACCCTGTTGTTGGAATTGTTATGATGATAGTTGCTCCTCTGGCAGCAGGATTAATTCAAATGGCTATATCACGCTCTCGTGAATTCGAGGCAGATGCTGGTGGAGCACGTATTTGTGGCAATCCAAGATGGCTTGCTAATGCCTTATTAAAGCTCGAGCAAGCGAGCCATGAACGTTTTTTTAAGGAAGCAGAAACACACCCCTCAACAGCACATATGTTTATCGTTAATCCATTAAATGGAGAAAAATTGGCCAATCTATTTTCAACTCATCCCTTAACAGCAGAACGAGTAGCAAGATTAAGAGCAATGTGCTAA
- a CDS encoding S41 family peptidase codes for MLLRKLQSCSLAIAYAMTLMLSLPVFADDEFNTDTSSNASNSDSKAVPLEDVQRFSNAIGEIKKYYVKPIDDKELFDNAIRGMLSGLDPHSSYLDEEEFKELQTSTSGEFGGLGLEVTMEDGVVKVVTPLVDTPAFKAGIKSGDYIIKLGKESVQGLSLKDAVNIMRGKAGSTIELTILRKGVNKALTFDLVREVIQIKSVQSKMLAPGYGYIRLTQFQALTGKDMLQAIAQLKQKSGGKLKGLILDLRNNPGGLLDSAIQVSDAFLGKDKSGKPETIVSTKGRLPGSDFTALSKGMDVLHNAPMVVLINNGSASAAEIVAGALKDNKRAVILGTTSFGKGSVQTVLPLDNKTGIKLTTALYYTPSGTSIQATGIIPDIVVNEVEIPKNAAKPADATGFSEADLNGHILNKSVEKTKAKSAKAVLDDLMHNDYQLYAALTVLEGMSLANR; via the coding sequence ATGTTGCTAAGAAAACTACAATCATGCTCGCTTGCAATAGCGTATGCAATGACTCTTATGTTGTCTCTGCCCGTGTTCGCAGATGATGAGTTTAATACAGATACATCAAGCAATGCCTCCAATTCAGACTCCAAAGCAGTACCCTTAGAAGATGTACAAAGATTTTCCAATGCAATTGGTGAAATTAAAAAATATTATGTTAAGCCTATAGATGATAAAGAACTTTTTGATAATGCCATTCGTGGAATGCTCAGTGGGCTTGATCCTCACTCCAGCTATCTGGATGAAGAAGAGTTTAAAGAATTACAAACATCTACTAGCGGTGAATTTGGTGGCCTAGGCCTAGAAGTAACCATGGAAGATGGGGTTGTCAAAGTGGTCACTCCACTTGTTGATACTCCCGCCTTTAAGGCAGGAATTAAATCTGGGGACTATATCATCAAATTAGGAAAAGAATCCGTTCAAGGACTCTCTCTTAAAGATGCAGTCAACATAATGCGCGGTAAAGCTGGAAGTACCATTGAATTAACAATACTCCGTAAAGGAGTGAATAAAGCACTGACTTTTGATTTAGTGCGAGAAGTGATTCAAATTAAAAGTGTTCAAAGCAAAATGCTAGCTCCAGGATATGGTTACATTCGTTTAACTCAATTCCAAGCTTTAACTGGAAAAGATATGTTACAAGCGATTGCTCAACTGAAACAAAAATCTGGCGGTAAATTAAAAGGTCTTATACTGGATTTAAGAAACAATCCAGGAGGATTACTTGATTCAGCCATCCAGGTTTCTGATGCATTTTTAGGCAAAGATAAATCAGGCAAACCAGAAACTATTGTGTCTACTAAAGGACGATTACCCGGTTCAGATTTCACTGCTTTATCAAAAGGAATGGACGTTTTACATAATGCACCAATGGTTGTGCTCATCAATAATGGTTCCGCCTCTGCTGCTGAAATTGTAGCTGGAGCACTGAAAGACAATAAACGAGCAGTAATTCTGGGTACAACAAGTTTTGGCAAAGGCTCAGTACAAACTGTATTACCTTTAGATAATAAAACAGGAATTAAGCTAACTACAGCGCTTTACTATACGCCTTCAGGAACATCCATCCAAGCAACAGGAATTATTCCTGATATCGTAGTAAACGAAGTAGAAATTCCAAAAAATGCAGCTAAGCCTGCGGATGCAACTGGATTTAGTGAAGCAGATCTGAATGGACATATACTTAACAAAAGTGTAGAAAAGACCAAAGCAAAAAGCGCCAAAGCAGTATTGGATGACTTAATGCACAATGACTATCAACTCTACGCTGCATTGACCGTATTGGAAGGTATGTCTCTAGCAAACAGATAA
- a CDS encoding murein hydrolase activator EnvC family protein — protein sequence MNKRNCIICYSSNQSDTKRSRSFSLVKRNQERKRSQWQKALIYLNSSLFGVLFCFNLYAESSPSVLQTQNKLKQLDAQINSLQQTLNSAHDKRGVLNKELSETEKQIGEGVQKLRSIQNDINSTEKKIVGLQDQVNQLNKQLTTQQQLLTNHLRARYQMGEYQPLKLLLNQDDPNKISRILTYYQYIVKSRQQLIEHIDKTRKNLNKSKEELRSELLANKQLKTELTQHQEKLNQNKGYHTALIQSLNHEIQDKQNTLHEAKKNKENLARLLKSLSQQSITQTSKPFSQMRKKLPLPVQTQGRSFRKMHQGVTFFAKEGAVVTAVYPGKIVFSDWLKGYGLLLIIDHGQGFMTLYAHNQSLFKRQGQYVSQNEQIASVGHSGGIKQNGLYFEIRLKGRAIPPLNWLS from the coding sequence ATGAATAAACGTAATTGTATTATTTGTTATAGCTCAAATCAGTCTGATACCAAGCGAAGTCGTTCTTTCTCCTTGGTCAAAAGAAATCAAGAGCGTAAACGTAGCCAGTGGCAAAAAGCGCTTATTTATTTGAACAGCTCTCTTTTTGGGGTGCTGTTTTGCTTCAATCTTTATGCAGAATCATCCCCTTCTGTACTGCAAACACAAAATAAGCTCAAACAATTAGATGCTCAAATTAATAGCTTACAACAAACATTAAATTCTGCGCACGATAAACGTGGTGTTTTAAATAAAGAGCTTTCCGAAACTGAAAAACAAATCGGTGAGGGTGTGCAAAAGCTACGCTCGATACAAAATGATATAAATAGTACCGAAAAGAAAATTGTTGGGCTACAAGATCAGGTCAATCAACTAAACAAGCAACTTACGACCCAACAACAATTACTGACAAATCACCTACGTGCACGTTACCAAATGGGCGAATATCAACCGCTTAAACTGTTACTCAATCAAGATGATCCAAATAAAATAAGTCGAATTTTAACCTATTATCAATATATCGTTAAATCACGACAACAACTTATCGAGCACATCGATAAAACGCGTAAAAACCTTAATAAAAGTAAAGAAGAACTCCGATCTGAACTCCTAGCCAACAAACAACTTAAAACTGAATTAACACAACATCAGGAAAAACTAAACCAAAATAAAGGTTATCATACCGCTCTAATTCAATCACTTAATCATGAAATCCAAGACAAACAAAATACATTACATGAAGCTAAAAAAAATAAAGAGAATTTAGCACGCTTATTAAAATCATTATCCCAGCAAAGCATTACCCAAACCAGCAAGCCTTTTAGTCAGATGCGCAAAAAATTGCCGCTTCCAGTTCAGACTCAGGGCCGATCATTTCGCAAAATGCATCAAGGAGTGACATTTTTTGCCAAAGAAGGAGCAGTAGTTACTGCCGTTTATCCAGGCAAAATCGTGTTTAGTGATTGGCTTAAAGGTTATGGATTACTCCTTATTATTGATCACGGCCAAGGTTTCATGACTTTGTATGCTCATAATCAGTCTTTATTTAAAAGACAAGGACAATACGTCAGTCAAAATGAACAAATTGCGAGTGTAGGCCATAGCGGCGGAATTAAACAAAACGGTCTATACTTTGAAATAAGATTAAAGGGAAGGGCTATTCCGCCATTAAACTGGTTGTCCTAG